In one window of Halomarina pelagica DNA:
- a CDS encoding GIY-YIG nuclease family protein, whose amino-acid sequence MTDCHYVYVLRCGDGTLYTGYTTDVERRLREHRAGRGAKYTRGRGPLEVVHVETHGSKSAAMSREYEIKRFSRARKERLVG is encoded by the coding sequence ATGACCGACTGCCACTACGTCTACGTGCTGCGCTGCGGCGACGGGACGCTCTACACCGGCTACACGACCGACGTCGAGCGCCGCCTGCGCGAGCACCGGGCGGGGCGGGGCGCGAAGTACACCCGCGGTCGGGGACCGCTCGAGGTCGTCCACGTGGAGACGCACGGGAGTAAATCCGCGGCGATGTCCCGCGAGTACGAGATCAAACGGTTCTCTCGCGCCCGCAAGGAGCGCCTCGTCGGGTGA
- a CDS encoding phosphoglucomutase/phosphomannomutase family protein, translating into MEHISFGTDGWRATLETFTEPRVRMVGQAVADHLHADGREGTVAVGYDARDTSRGFADAVAEVLADNGFDVLVSERDCPTPVLAWTVRDRGLDGGLVITASHNPPEYNGVKFLPSAGAPALPDVTGDLEARLAEPTARPAAERGTVREDTFTTAYCQHALAFTDNPDVSGIRIAYDAMHGSGRGVTDDLLEAAGATVESLRTERDPEFGGTPPEPTAERLQSLVERVTEGGADLGFANDGDADRLAVVTPGRGYLDPNLLYAVLYDYLLESGEGPAVRTVSTTFVVDKLAAAHGEAAVEVPVGFKWVAEAMREHDALVGGEESGGFGITEHLRNKDGVLLALVLAAAHAERPLDERADAIEAEYGEIHQGRTSLDCPEDRKAAVLDSLDGDLPETVAGVDVVDVGTEDGFKVFLEDGTWLLVRPSGTEPKLRVYAEATSAERVEELLAAGRDLVDPRI; encoded by the coding sequence ATGGAGCACATCTCGTTCGGCACCGACGGCTGGCGGGCGACCCTCGAGACGTTCACCGAGCCCCGCGTCCGGATGGTCGGGCAGGCGGTCGCAGATCACCTCCACGCCGATGGGCGGGAGGGGACCGTCGCCGTCGGCTACGACGCCCGCGACACGTCGCGCGGGTTCGCCGACGCGGTCGCCGAGGTGCTCGCGGACAACGGGTTCGACGTCCTCGTGAGCGAGCGGGACTGCCCGACGCCGGTGCTCGCGTGGACCGTCCGCGACCGCGGTCTCGACGGCGGCCTCGTGATCACCGCGAGCCACAACCCGCCGGAGTACAACGGCGTGAAGTTCCTCCCGAGCGCGGGCGCGCCTGCACTCCCGGACGTGACCGGCGACCTCGAAGCGCGCCTCGCGGAGCCGACGGCACGCCCCGCAGCCGAGCGCGGCACCGTGCGCGAGGACACGTTCACGACCGCCTACTGTCAGCACGCGCTCGCGTTCACCGACAACCCGGACGTCTCGGGTATCCGGATCGCCTACGACGCGATGCACGGGAGCGGCCGCGGCGTCACCGACGACCTCCTCGAAGCCGCCGGCGCGACGGTCGAGTCCCTCCGGACGGAGCGCGACCCGGAGTTCGGCGGCACCCCCCCGGAGCCGACGGCCGAACGGCTCCAGTCGCTCGTCGAGCGGGTCACCGAGGGCGGCGCGGACCTAGGGTTCGCCAACGACGGCGACGCGGACCGCCTGGCGGTCGTCACGCCGGGGCGGGGGTACCTCGATCCGAACCTCCTCTACGCGGTGCTCTACGACTACCTCCTCGAATCCGGCGAGGGACCCGCCGTGCGCACCGTCTCGACGACGTTCGTCGTCGACAAGCTCGCGGCCGCCCACGGCGAGGCGGCCGTGGAGGTGCCCGTCGGATTCAAGTGGGTCGCCGAGGCGATGCGCGAGCACGACGCGCTCGTCGGCGGGGAGGAGTCGGGCGGCTTCGGCATCACCGAGCACCTCCGCAACAAGGACGGCGTCCTCCTGGCGCTCGTGCTCGCCGCCGCGCACGCGGAGCGGCCGCTCGACGAGCGCGCCGACGCAATCGAGGCCGAGTACGGCGAGATCCACCAGGGGCGCACGAGCCTCGACTGTCCCGAAGACCGGAAAGCGGCCGTCCTCGACTCGCTCGACGGGGATCTCCCGGAGACGGTGGCGGGCGTCGACGTCGTCGACGTCGGTACCGAGGACGGGTTCAAGGTCTTCCTGGAGGACGGGACGTGGCTCCTCGTCCGTCCGAGCGGCACGGAGCCGAAGCTCCGCGTCTACGCGGAGGCCACCAGCGCCGAGCGGGTGGAGGAGTTGCTCGCGGCCGGACGCGACCTCGTCGACCCCCGGATCTGA